The Fodinibius salinus nucleotide sequence TTTCTGATGCAAAGCCTCAAAATAACCAGATCCACATTGACCCAAAGAGTAGCCGAAGGGCCGGTAAAATGGTTGCCGTAGGTAATCCAAATGATAAAATACGCATTAGCTTTCTGGAAAATCGACAACTAACTCAACAAAGTGGATCCCAAACAGTGGGCTTTCAATACAGGGTGACTGGCAATACCAGAGACGACCAAGCCACGGCAGAGAAATTAAACGCTGAAAATCGTGACTTCCGACTTAATGACGAGGGACGATTCTATCTTTGGATAGGCGGGCAGGTTGATGTTTCAACAGCTCCGCCAGGTAACTACCGAGGTGACTTTACCCTGGAAATTGAATATCTATGACATAAATAATAGAAATAAACTCCATAGCAATTTAATGCTCCGTTCAGTTTTTATAACGCTTATTATTGCCATCACTTGCCATTCGATTAGCTACGGACAAGAAATCGACTTTGGCGATTATGGCAACTATAACCTGTCGGTAGGTGTATTAAATACCAACACCCTCTATTTTGGTCAGCTTGTAAGCGGTAGCGGAACTAGTTCTACGATCCCTATTTCCAGTGCCAGTATTATTTATATAACCGGTGTAGAGTATATTGATGTTATTGTAGATGTAACAACTTCGGGGCAAGGGAATTTACTGTTAAACGGAAATCCTGCGCATATTGGTGATTCCCAGAAATCACTCCCATTTAACCTGCAGGCTGCATATGCTAATAACAAGGATACGCCGAACATCGGGCAGGCTAAATTTATTACTTCCATAACGGCTAATAACTCATTTACGAAACAGTTTCCTATCTTAGAACGACAAAACCGGCCGCCGGGACCTCCACCCACGCCGCCTACTAATGCCTTTGATCAATCCAAAGTAGAAGATACGGCATATCTATATTTATATGGATCTATCCCCAATGTGGGTAATGTAGATGCTGGAAGTTATTCCAGCCAAATTACAATTACTATAAATTATGATTAAGGGGCATCATAAGTACAAAAAAGCGATCAGGATTGGACTTTTATTAGTGTCGTTTCTACTGATATCAACTACGGCCAAAGCACAATTTCTTGACCTAAACCTCCAGATAGACTCAAAAATAGCAACAACGATTTATCGGCCGCTGCGATTTGAGTCCCTGCCTACTGACAATAAACAATACAATATTGAGTTAGGCGGCCTATCCATGGGAATACTTAGTATAAGAGCACTTGAACAACAAGCAATTCTTGTGGGTGTCAACCTCCCCTCACAACTCGAAAATACTAATCCTTCAGTAAACAAGAATATGCCAACAAAGCTGGCTGTCCGATACGGCTATAACATTTCGGATGCCTTGCATTCATCTCCTCTAAGTCGAAAGCAAGAAAGTATTCAAATAAAGAAGGATTCTAATTCTACTCCCTGGAATACCGTATATCTTTTTATATATGGATCCTTGACAACCTCAAACATTCCTGAAGGTCGTTACCAAAATGATTTGACTATAGAAATAACATACCTATAAAAAAGCTTTACAATGTAGGATTGAATTATCGACTACCCTCCGCTTGCCCCCTACTCCACTTCGGCACTATTTGGACCTATAAGTTAAAATAGTTGCCGGTAAAAAAGTTCACCAGTACAATTCCTTAGCCGTTAATAGGCAAAAAATCTTTATCCAACAATATTCAAGTTACCTCCCTTCTTTACTTGTGAGAGGATTTTGCAAAACTTTCTTGTGGCTCATTATCTCTCACCTGTAGAAACAGACAAAGCCTTCTGCTATAAATATTTATTGTTGTAGTTGAAAGATTCAAGATGAGAAAAATAATACCCTGATTCCTTATTTAGGTCTCTTTGCAAAACCACACAATGTGAAACTTGTCATTGCAAGCCCCACAATATTGGACGTAGCGATCCCCCAATATTGTGTAGTATGAATTGCACTATTTCCAACTTCAAGAGGAAGTTATCTCACTAAAAATAAAAGTTGATAAAATATAGAAGTATCGGATTTACAATATTCTAAAACATTAAAAATTTATAATTTTGGGAAACGCCCTTCCTGCTATATTTTTTTCTCTGAAAAATTGCTCTGTTGGCAAACTACCTACTGTTGTAGGTCATAAATATAAGTGAAGGACTCTTGATGTTCTTTCTATTAAAAAGGGTATTTAACAAGCCTTTACACAGGTTAGAACTCTCTTAATTTCCCGCTTTAAATTCGTAAGAGCAGGAATTTTCCTTAATTTGACTCAGCAGCGATTTAGGTTTCAGTATTTAGGTGACTATAAAAACGGAAGTAACTAACGAAGTGACTAGCTCTTTAATAAAACAATAGACTACTATGAAAAAGACAATATCTTTATTATCAATTATGGTATTTGTTCTGGTTTTAACCGGAACGAGTATTGCCCAAGTTACTGTAGATGCTTCTACAGACATTGTTCAGGATTTAACACTCACTAATAACAGTGATTTAAGTTTTGGACAAATCAGTAACTCACAAACAGCAGATGCTATCCTGGACCCACAAGGTAATACCACAGCTAATGTAGGTGGTACAACTTCGCTTGGTGAAGTACAAATTACAGCGGCCCCAAGCTCTAGTATCGTTATCTCATTTTCTAGTCTAAATAACTTAGATGACGGTAATAGTAATACGATTGGCTTTACTGCGGATTACAGTGGTAATACAACCAATAATGCCGGCGGATCTACCGATCTCAATACCGGTTCCAGCAATACTGTTACTACTCACGGAACTTCTGGTGAATATTTTATTTATTATGGCGGTACGCTGGCCGGCGGAGATATTGACGGGACTCCAACCGGCACTTATGACGGAACTATTACAACAACGGTTAACTATGAGTGAGTTTTAACTTTGGTTTTAGGGAAAGCTTCAGGCTATAATAAGTCTGGAGCTTTTTCTTTAGCACTAATCGGGCTATATTATGGCTTTATTCGAAGTTAATCAATCGTACACCCTATGACTTCCAATATCTCGTCTCCGAAAAAAATTACACTACTGTTATCGTTTTTTTTATTGGCAATAACGAATCATGTGGCAGCGCAGATAAGTATTGCTCCCACGGCGTTATTTTTTGACCAGCAAAATCGATTTAGTTCCCTGACAGTCAGCAACGGAGGTCAACAAGCACAGGAAATATCAGTCAGTACGATGTTTGGCTATACCACTTCAAAAGACGGTGAAATTGTCATTGCTAATGATTCTGCAATGGCAAAGAAAAAATCAATAGCCGACTGGATAAAAGTATTTCCCAAAAATTTTACCCTTCAACCGCAACAGCAACAAACGGTGCGGTTCGTCGTACGTCCTCCAAATAATGTATCAGCCGGCGGATATTGGTCACGGGTACAAGTAAAGTCAAATCCCGTGTCTCCTCCGATTGAATCGGTTGAGGAGGGCGAAGTTGGTGCTCAAGTAAATATTGTAGTAAAGCAAGTATTAACGGCTCATTTTCGAGCAAGAGAGGCATCAACCGGAATTACACTGAATTCCGTTAATTTTTCTCAGGATGACAGCTCGAATACCGGTAAATTTGCGGTAAGTATGGAACAAACAGGCAATGCACCTTTTGTCGGGTCCATGACTCTTTCAGTCAAAAATTCTGACGGACAAAAAGTATATCAGACCGCAACTACCAATTCTGTTTATACCACTTTAACCCGCACTTTTACAATGGATTTATCTGATATCCCTCCCGGTAACTATACGCTTTCTGGAACCATTAGATCTGAACGAAGAGACATTAACCAAAATAAATTATTGCAAATAGAACCAGTCTCTTTTCAAAAACAGTTTACAGTTAAGTGATCCAATGGACAACCATAAAAAAAATATTTTTCTTGGCAACAGTTTGGTTACTGTTAGCCATCAGCCCGTCTGTATATGGTCAGCAGTCTAGCTCAAATCCTGCCGAAGTATATCTCACTTTTCAGTATCGTGGAGTTGTCAGTTCATATATAACCAGTTATTACAAAGACAAGCATTTTTACCTACCTGCCAGCGATATTTTCAAGCAGCTGAAAATCCAGCATGAAGTCAACAATGGTGAACTCACTATTAGCGGTAACTACCTTAGCAATACCCCCTTCTCACTGAACTTTAAGAAGCAGATAGCACGGGCCGGAGATACCCGAATTCAGCTCACCGCTGATGACTTTATCATCAAAGAGATTGATTATTTCCTAAAACCGGAGGTCTTTAAAAAAATGTTTGGGCTTGAATTTACCACCAATTTTAACAGCCTGACCCTAGATCTACAAACAAATGACAAGATGCCGGTTATGGCCCAATATGAACGAGAACAAAAGCGCAAACGTATTGACCGACAACAACCGCTCTACAACCAACCCCATTATCCTTTAAAATACAAGCGCAACTACAGCACCCTCAACGGAGCCTTTTTAGATTATAACTTTTCCGCTATTCATACTGATAATTCCCAGCTATTCACTTTTAATAATTCTATGGGAGCCGAACTGCTGGGAGGCGATATACAGGGTACAGTTTTTGGCTCTATCTCTGATCAGCAACGGTCTTTTACAACCTCAAATCTGCGGTGGCGATATGTACAACGCAACAACAATTATTTTAGCAGCGGTATCGTAGGACAAACTACGACCGAGGGTATTATTAGTCGACAAATTACCGGCGTCAAAATTTCGAATAAACCTGTAGAGTCCCGTCGCCTGTTTGACCGTTATGTCATTGACGGAAATGTTACTCCTCAATCAGAAGTAGAACTGTACCTTAATAATCGGCTCGTGGATTACCAAGAAGCCGACCAGTCGGGTAATTATCGTTTTGTGGTACCACTTGCCTATGGAAGTACGGACTATTCGGTGCGCATTTTCAAGCCATCAGGCCGATCCACGGAACGCAGCACCCATATTCAAATTCCTTTTGACTTTGTGCCCTCCGGAGAAATTGACTACAATATCAGCGGCGGGCGCCTTAACAATCCTATCCTCGGTACTACGGAACGAGGATTTGCGGGTGCTGCTTCGGCAGCTACCGGGCTGACGGAGTGGCTAACGGCTGGTGTATCATCCGAATATTTATCAGAGTTTAATTCCGGAGCTCCTTCATTTACCGGGACAATCAATGCCCGGTTATTCTCGAATTATCTTGTGAGCGCAAACATCAATTCTGAAAATTTTTATCGTTTTTCATCAAGTGTCATTTATGGCAATGGTGCCAGCTGGAACCTAACGTATGATTACAACCCCGGCAACAACCGCCTATATAATGTGGGCGGTAATGATCACCGGGTCAGCGCAAACCTCTTTACGCCCTTGAACATTGGTGATTTTCCCTTAAATATCCGTTGGTCATCCACCTATCAAGAAGATAACTTATCATCTCTCTGGCGGTATCGAACGGACGTAAATACGCGCTTGGGACGCCTAAATATTCGCTTAGGATACCAGGATCAGCAAAGAGATGGTTTCTTGCTAACCCCTACTTCAGCTGCGCGGCTTACCAACTCTTATACCTATTCAGTAGGACGAAGTTATCACATTCCCGCCTTTATTCGCGGAATGTTTCTACGTGCCAAATGGACGTATATACCCTCCTTAAGCAAAGTAGAAGAAACGGAGTTACAGCTATCACAGAATCTGTTGGAGACTGGTCGGCTACAGCTAACATTCGGACATAATTTTATAGGTGATTTTAATTCACTGAGCCTCAATGTCACTCTTAATTTTAATAAGGTGAGAAGTAATACTTCCGCTCGTGTCACGGGCTCTCGATCTTCCATCACTCAAAATATCAGCGGCTCAGTAGGATATCATTCTGATGCTGATCAGCTATTATTCCATAACAGACAGCAAGTAGGCCAATCCGGTACCGCCGTTCAGCTATTTGTTGACAATAATAATGATGGATCATATCAGGACAGTACGGACAGAATTATCGATGATGCAGCAGTATCACTTAAAAGAGCCAGCGGACGCACGACCATCAAAAACGGAGTCAACTATATTTCGCAACTCCTACCTTATTACCGTTACGATATGGAAATAAATCGTGGGAATCTCAGTAATCCATTGCTGGTACCTAATACCGACAAATTTTCTATTGTCACTGATCCCAATCAGTATAAAACCGTTGCCATTCCCTTTTACCAATCCGGCGTTATTTCGGGCAAAGTAGAACAAAAAAAGGACAGTACTGCTAAAAGTCTGAGCGGGGTTCGGCTGTTTTTGGAATCCAACTATAAAGACTCATCAAACCGGAATTCTTTTAGCAAAACCATTCGCACTTTCTCAGACGGTTCGTTCTATGCCTATGAAATACCACCGGGACGGTATGACCTGTATATCGACCGTGAGCAGCTGAGTTTTCTAAAATCAAAATCTTCTCCTGATACGATGACGGTTAACATTGAGCCCCTTGCCGAAGGAGACTTTGTGGAGAATCTGGGCTTTACTGTTATCCCTCTCAGTGCTGATACTGCTAAATCAGAACCTTTAATTACTGCTTCTGACGACTCAAATTCTGATGCAGCAAAGGATAGTTCTACAACTGATCCTAAAATCACCGAAAAAAGTAATAAAACTTCGGTATCTGATAACAAACACGCTAACGAATCTGATGCTACAACGTATTCTGTTCAATTAGCCAGCTTTAGAACATTAGAAAATTCTCAATCCGCTGCTGACAATGCTTCAAAAACTTTACAAGATTCTTTTAGTGTAGTGCGAAATACACTTAATGGATATTTTGCAATTCGCGGAACTGCTAATTACAGCCTGGAAAAAGCCATCAATACTGCCACAGCATATCATAAAAACTTTGACTATAACAGTACCGCCGTACTCATTAAAAAACCAAAGCTACCTGATAGCCAACAAGTACCCCCTGTATTTATACAGCTTGGTGCTGACTTTAGTTTTCAGCAGGGTCAAAAGTTTGCAAACAATGCGCAGAAAAATTTATCTCATAAGATAGGCTTAACCTACGATAAACCCAGTAAAATTTATCGTACTTATATTGATTCTTCCTTTAGTTCAGCTGATAAACGAAAAGCACTTCTGGAGGAAATACGCAATAACACCTCCTATACGGATGCTTTTATCCACATCCGACGTCCAACAACCACTGAAAATTCCGGTAACGGTCAACAAATGCACTTTACGTTTAAGATAAGAGTTGAAGAAGCCGGATCATCTTTTAAGCAAGAGAGTGTACCCTCTCTCAAGAAGAATAATCCACAGTTGTCTATAGAAGAAAGCGGAGAATCAACAGTAATAATAAGTGACTTCAATACCTGGAAACAGGCGGAACAACTTTATCAACAGCTCAAAGAAACTAAAGCAGCTGCGGTGCCAGTACTCTTACTGATCCAGCGCTGATTACAGAACCAGCCCCAATGGGTTCTCAAGCATCTGTTTTAAGGTGTTCAAGAATTGGGCCGCACTTACCCCATCCACGATACGATGATCGCTGGAGAGCGTAACTTTCATACGCTTGCCGGGTACTACTTCCCCATCTTCAACAACAGGTACTTCGCGGATGGCACCCACTGCCAAAATACAAGCATTGGGAGGATTAATAATGGCAGTAAACTCTTCGATACCGAACATACCCAGATTACTCACTGTAAAGGTACTGCCTTCCATCTGCTCAGGAGCAAGATCTCGATTCTGTGCTTTTTCAATCAGTGACTGTCCTTCGGCCGCAATCTGTTGAAGTCCCTTCTGGTCGGTATTATCAATCACGGGCGTAACCAATCCCTCATCAATACCCACGGCAACCGCAATATTAACATCACCATGTTCAATAATCTTGTCACCTTGCCACGAACTGTTAATATCAGGATGCTGGCGCAGGGCCGTTGCACAAGCTTTAACTACGACATCATTAAAGCTGATCTTGGTATCACTAATCTCATTAAGCTGCTTGCGGGCATCCCAGACCGCACTCATATCAATATCGATAGTCTCATAATAATGGGGACTGCTGAATTTACTTTCCGACAGACGCTTTGCAATCGTTTTACGCATCTGCGATACGCGGTGCTCCTTATCTTCTTGGGATACGGTAGCTGCCGGAGCCACAGGAGTCTGTGAGGGATCAAAACTTTCAATATCGCGCTTAATAATACGTCCCTGCGGACCACTGCCTTTCACATTAGAAAGTGTAATACCCTGCTCTTCAGCCATATTTCGGGCCAGAGGCGAAGCTTTAATACGCCCATCATCAGCCTGGCCGTTACCCTTATCATCCAGATCACCAAATACCGGATCGTACTCTTCACCTTGTTCTTCGGTTTCGGCACTTTCTGATTTTTCAGTCTCTTGATCATCTGAATCGCTATCGGCAGAACCGCTAGATTGTGCTTCTTCCAGCAGATCATCAATATCTTCACCCTCTTCACCTATTACCGCCATAAGCTGCCCCAGCGGAACGGCATCGCCTTCATCGGGAAGAATTTTGAGAATGGTTCCGGCATCAAACACTTCTACTTCCATCGTTGCCTTGTCGGTCTCTACCTCAGCAATGATATCACCGGATTCTACAGAATCTCCTTCTTCTACATTCCACTTGGCGATTACGCCTTCTTCCATCGTATCGCTAAGCTTGGGCATTTCAACTTTTACAGCCATGAGTCTAAAAATTTTGTATTATGAATTTTGAATGTGGAATTCACCTATTAAATCCACCCACAAATTCAATATTAAGAATTACTTTCTATATGTCACCGTATTGACGGCATCAATCACATTCTGCGCACTCGGCAACCATTCATCAAGAAGCGGTTTGGCAAAAGGTGCATTGGTATCGGGCAAAGTAACACGTTGCACCGGTGCATCCAGATAATCAAAAGCTTCACGCTGGATTAAGTAACCAACCTCAGCTGCCAATCCACCAAAGGGATGCGCTTCATCAACAATCACACATCGGTTGGTTTTTTTAATAGATTCCACAATAGTTTCCATATCCAACGGCTTAACCGTACGGGGATCAACAATCTCCATATCCACATCTTCTTTGGCCAGCTGCTGAGCAGCCTGTTTAGCTACGTGATACATCTTGCCGTGCGCTACCACCGTAACGTCACTGCCCTCACGCTTGACCTTGCCTTTACCTATTGGAATGGTAAAATCGTCTTCTTCGGGTACTTCACCTTTCAATCCGTACATTTGTTCGGATTCCATAAACAATACGGGGTTATCATCCCGGATCGCAGTTTTTAGCAAACCTTTGGCATCAGCCGGCTCGGAGGTGTAAATAACTTTAAGTCCCGGAAAATGAGCGTACATCGAATCATACGAGACTGAGTGTGTTGCACTAAGCTGACCTGCTGACGCATTGGGTCCGCGAAATACAATAGGGATATCCACCTGTCCGCCAGTCATATATTTAGCTTTGGAAGCATGGTTTATAATCTGGTCGGCTGCCAGTACCGCAAAGTTAAAAGTCATGAATTCCACAATAGGACGCAGTCCGTTCATAGCTGCACCTACACCGATTCCGGCAAATCCCAGCTCAGAAATAGGAGTATCTACCATG carries:
- a CDS encoding DUF4402 domain-containing protein, whose product is MKKTISLLSIMVFVLVLTGTSIAQVTVDASTDIVQDLTLTNNSDLSFGQISNSQTADAILDPQGNTTANVGGTTSLGEVQITAAPSSSIVISFSSLNNLDDGNSNTIGFTADYSGNTTNNAGGSTDLNTGSSNTVTTHGTSGEYFIYYGGTLAGGDIDGTPTGTYDGTITTTVNYE
- a CDS encoding pyruvate dehydrogenase complex E1 component subunit beta, giving the protein MAELQFREAIRAAIDEEMGQDEDIFVMGEEVAEYDGAYKVTEGLLDKYGPKRMVDTPISELGFAGIGVGAAMNGLRPIVEFMTFNFAVLAADQIINHASKAKYMTGGQVDIPIVFRGPNASAGQLSATHSVSYDSMYAHFPGLKVIYTSEPADAKGLLKTAIRDDNPVLFMESEQMYGLKGEVPEEDDFTIPIGKGKVKREGSDVTVVAHGKMYHVAKQAAQQLAKEDVDMEIVDPRTVKPLDMETIVESIKKTNRCVIVDEAHPFGGLAAEVGYLIQREAFDYLDAPVQRVTLPDTNAPFAKPLLDEWLPSAQNVIDAVNTVTYRK
- a CDS encoding pyruvate dehydrogenase complex dihydrolipoamide acetyltransferase; the encoded protein is MAVKVEMPKLSDTMEEGVIAKWNVEEGDSVESGDIIAEVETDKATMEVEVFDAGTILKILPDEGDAVPLGQLMAVIGEEGEDIDDLLEEAQSSGSADSDSDDQETEKSESAETEEQGEEYDPVFGDLDDKGNGQADDGRIKASPLARNMAEEQGITLSNVKGSGPQGRIIKRDIESFDPSQTPVAPAATVSQEDKEHRVSQMRKTIAKRLSESKFSSPHYYETIDIDMSAVWDARKQLNEISDTKISFNDVVVKACATALRQHPDINSSWQGDKIIEHGDVNIAVAVGIDEGLVTPVIDNTDQKGLQQIAAEGQSLIEKAQNRDLAPEQMEGSTFTVSNLGMFGIEEFTAIINPPNACILAVGAIREVPVVEDGEVVPGKRMKVTLSSDHRIVDGVSAAQFLNTLKQMLENPLGLVL
- a CDS encoding DUF4402 domain-containing protein, producing MKNITIILGFLYLCCGLGFSTVTAQNADSQFSINVSADIVSSVEIITIRPMNLSDAKPQNNQIHIDPKSSRRAGKMVAVGNPNDKIRISFLENRQLTQQSGSQTVGFQYRVTGNTRDDQATAEKLNAENRDFRLNDEGRFYLWIGGQVDVSTAPPGNYRGDFTLEIEYL